From the Thermosynechococcus sp. genome, the window AACACCCCATAAAACAGACCACAGGCACCATAGACCAGTTGGGCACTGCGAGCCGTCCCTAGGCGTGCCACCGGGGAACGTTTGCCAGCGGCCAGATCATCGGCCACCTGGTGAAAGTGGGAGCAAAAGAGAATTAGCGTGGTTGTCAGACCATTGAGGATGGCCACCGGCCAGATGTGGGAACTAAACATTTGCACTTGGCTATAGTAGGCAGCCGCGATCGCCAAGGGGCCAAAGCAGATAAAACAAATCGGCTCCCCCAGGCCCAAATAGCCCAAACGAAAGGGCGGGCCTTGATAGCTATAGCCCAGGGCACAGCAGAGCAATACCAACCCTAAAACCGTTGCATCCTGTTGCAGCCAACTAATGGCGGCAATCCCCAATAGCCCCAGGAGTAAGCACAGGTTGCTCAGCCAAAAGATCAGTTGCTTTTTGCCCGTGAGATTGACCACAGAATGGTACTTGTGGCGATCGATCCCCGTTTCGGCATCAAACACATCATTACTGAGATTCAGCCAAACCAAAATCAGCACTGCCGCTGTCAGAAACAGACTAAAAGGCCACCAGTGCACCCGTCCTGTCTCGGCGATCGCCACCGCCGTGCCCAACCAAATGGGCATCACCGCCACGCTGTACATGGGAAGTTTAATCGCCGCCCACCATAAACGCGAGCGATCCATCGATTCTGAGGAACGAGCCATCTCCCTTAACTTTGAGTCACCTTGGTCAGCATATCATTGCTGCCCCTGCCCATAGATCGCTTGTTTTGCTGCCCAAATCGCTTGCCGCAACGCTGGATTGTTCAGCTTATAGCTATAGACGCCCAAATCCCGGGCTAAGGCCACCAGTTGTGGGCGGTTTAGCCGCTCTAGCTCGGCGCTCGTCAGGGTTTCAATAGTGGGTTGAGGGGGGCACAGTTGGCGTTCAAGGGCCGCCACTTGCTGTTCTAGGGCACTCAGGCGTTGTAAAACCGTTGGACAGGTCATCTCCGTCGGCTGAAGGGATTGTTGCAAAAGTCTCCGAATTGCCTCACTCAGGGAACCGCATCCCTGCTGCACCTGCCAGCGTTGAAGTTGGCCATAGAGTTTGGCATCTAAACGAACGGTGATCTGTTTGTGGCGCCTGCCTGAAATTATCTAAAAAAAACCGACAAACTGACCTACAGTCTGTCGGCTCGTTGTGTGTTCCCTGTTGATGACTCGGATAGTACTGAGTCACTATCTAGTATGACCTATCCCTCGATAGAATGACTGTGACGATGATCACAACTTAGCCGCCTTTGATTGCGTTTCGCCAAAGTCTCTCATTTGAATTGCTGAATCTCCTATGACCTCTACCCTCGACGGCACGATTCTTTTGCCCCAGAAACCCCTCAGTGCTTCCCCGCGACGGCGTTTACTCCATGTGAATGGGATAGGTAGCGATGCTGCCAAGCAACGGCGGGATTTGAACCGCCTTGCCGAACTCACGGCCACTTATCCTTTAGAAATTCGTGGCATTCACAATCAAACC encodes:
- the menA gene encoding 2-carboxy-1,4-naphthoquinone phytyltransferase; the protein is MARSSESMDRSRLWWAAIKLPMYSVAVMPIWLGTAVAIAETGRVHWWPFSLFLTAAVLILVWLNLSNDVFDAETGIDRHKYHSVVNLTGKKQLIFWLSNLCLLLGLLGIAAISWLQQDATVLGLVLLCCALGYSYQGPPFRLGYLGLGEPICFICFGPLAIAAAYYSQVQMFSSHIWPVAILNGLTTTLILFCSHFHQVADDLAAGKRSPVARLGTARSAQLVYGACGLFYGVLVASVAWGVLPWPTLLALASLPWAIYLCRRLAQFHSVPEQIKNSKFIAVQLHFWSSLLLGLGYLP